From Hippoglossus stenolepis isolate QCI-W04-F060 chromosome 19, HSTE1.2, whole genome shotgun sequence, the proteins below share one genomic window:
- the cry-dash gene encoding cryptochrome DASH: protein MSRTVVCLLRNDLRLHDNELFHWAQRNAENIVPLYCFDPRHYVGTHNYNLPKTGPFRLRFLLQSIKDLRNTLLNKGSNLVVRRGKPEDVVAELIKQLGCVSTVAFHEEVTSEELNVEKKVKDVCAQMKVTVHTCWGSTLHHRDDLPFHQMSRLPDVYTEFRKAVEARSRVRPVFPAPEQLKPLPPGLDEGAIPTAQDLQQTEPLTDPRSAFPCSGGESQALARLKHYFWDTDAVATYKETRNGLIGVDYSTKFSPWLAIGCISPRYIYHQIKQYERERTANQSTYWVIFELLWRDYFKFVGVKYGNRLFQVKGLQDKSVPWKKDMKLFNAWKEGHTGVPFVDANMRELAMTGFMSNRGRQNVASFLTKDLGLDWRMGAEWFEYLLIDHDVCSNYGNWLYSAGIGNDPRENRKFNMIKQGLDYDNNGDYVRQWVPELQGIRGSDVHAPWTLSPAALSHAHVTLDDTYPTPIVMAPEWSRHVNKKSGATGPSPRGKKGPSHTPKQHQDRGIDFYFSRSKNL, encoded by the exons ATGTCCCGCACCGTCGTGTGTCTGCTGAGAAACGACCTGAGGCTCCACGACAACGAG CTTTTCCACTGGGCTCAAAGAAATGCCGAGAACATTGTCCCGCTCTACTGCTTCGACCCCAGACACTATGTGGGAACACACAACTACAACCTGCCAAAGACCGGACCTTTCCGCCTGCGCTTCTTACTGCAAAGCATCAAAGACCTGAGAAACACGCTGCTCAACAAGGGCAG caaccTGGTAGTGAGACGGGGTAAACCAGAGGATGTGGTTGCCGAGCTCATCAAGCAGCTGGGCTGTGTCAGCACTGTGGCTTTCCACGAAGAG GTAACTTCAGAGGAGCTGAATGTGGAGAAGAAGGTGAAGGACGTCTGTGCACAGATGAAGGTCACAGTTCACACCTGCTGGGGGTCCACACTGCACCACAGAGATGATCTTCCTTTTCACCAAATGTCAAG GCTGCCTGATGTGTACACCGAGTTCAGGAAGGCAGTGGAGGCTCGGAGCAGAGTGAGGCCGGTGTTTCCAGCCCCGGAGCAGCTGAAGCCTCTTCCTCCAGGGCTGGACGAAGGAGCCATACCCACAGCACAGGACCTGCAGCAGACAG AGCCTCTGACTGATCCTCGCTCAGCCTTCCCCTGTAGTGGTGGTGAGAGTCAGGCTCTGGCCAGACTCAAACACTATTTCTGGGACACT GATGCAGTTGCAACTTATAAGGAGACTCGTAACGGCTTGATCGGTGTGGACTACTCCACTAAATTTTCTCCTTG GCTGGCGATAGGTTGCATTTCACCCAGGTATATTTATCATCAGATCAAGCAGTATGAGAGGGAGcggacagccaatcagagcacataCTG GGTGATTTTTGAGCTTTTGTGGAGGGATTACTTCAAGTTTGTGGGCGTCAAGTACGGAAACAGACTGTTTCAGGTCAAAG gACTTCAAGACAAATCTGTGCCGtggaaaaaagacatgaagcttTTCAATGCGTGGAAAG agggacacacaggAGTGCCCTTCGTGGATGCCAACATGAGAGAGTTGGCCATGACAGGTTTCATGTCCAACAGGGGGCGACAAAATGTTGCCAGCTTCCTCACAAAGGATCTGGGCCTGGACTGGAGGATGGGAGCCGAGTGGTTTGAATATCTTCTG ATTGACCATGATGTCTGCAGTAACTATGGCAACTGGCTGTACAGCGCTGGTATTGGAAATGACCCCAGAGAGAACAGGAAGTTTAACATGATCAAACAAGGCCTTGACTATGACAATAAT GGCGACTACGTCCGGCAGTGGGTTCCAGAGTTGCAGGGGATCAGGGGATCTGACGTGCACGCGCCCTGGACCCTCAGCCCCGCCGCACTGTCACATGCTCACGTGACCCTCGATGACACCTACCCCACTCCCATCGTCATGGCGCCTGAATGGAGCAGACACGTTAACAAGAAATCG ggggCCACAGGGCCTTCccccagaggaaagaaaggccCGTCTCACACCCCCAAACAGCATCAGGACAGAGGCATAGATTTCTATTTCTCCAGAAGCAAGAACCTGTGA